The following proteins are co-located in the Salvia splendens isolate huo1 unplaced genomic scaffold, SspV2 ctg429, whole genome shotgun sequence genome:
- the LOC121790169 gene encoding cytochrome P450 71A8-like, with protein MTQGFIKDRERYAQDSDEFFLSPKPALVDRTETTSSTLEWAMTELIRNPTARMKLQTEVREIVQDRQVITDDDLGKMQYLKAVIKETLRLRAPVSLLGRVTREDITVMGDPASWDQPEMFHLERFLNSSLDFKGADFKFAPFWHGRRGCPGIALAIVSVKLVLANLVHKFEWKLPMGAKCEDLDVLEQSGVSLHRKNPLPVVPILKLVIESYGVCGVIHSIGEDKL; from the exons ATGACTCAG GGATTTATAAAAGATCGGGAAAGGTATGCTCAGGACAGTGATGAGTTTTTTCTGAGTCCCAAACCTGCTCTG GTTGACAGAACAGAAACAACATCTTCGACTCTTGAGTGGGCGATGACAGAACTCATACGAAACCCTACCGCTAGGATGAAGTTGCAAACAGAAGTACGGGAAATTGTCCAAGACAGACAGGTCATAACCGATGATGACTTAGGGAAAATGCAGTATCTGAAAGCCGTGATCAAGGAAACCCTACGTCTGCGTGCTCCAGTCTCACTACTAGGGCGAGTAACTCGAGAGGACATAACAGTTATGGG AGATCCTGCGTCTTGGGACCAACCGGAGATGTTCCATCTAGAGAGGTTCCTAAATTCTTCACTAGACTTCAAAGGTGCTGATTTCAAGTTTGCCCCGTTCTGGCATGGGAGACGAGGTTGCCCAGGTATCGCGCTTGCAATAGTAAGCGTTAAGCTCGTGCTAGCGAATCTTGTGCACAAGTTCGAGTGGAAACTGCCTATGGGAGCAAAATGTGAGGATTTGGACGTGTTGGAACAGTCTGGTGTTAGTCTTCATAGAAAGAATCCCCTTCCTGTTGTGCCAATCTTGAAGCTAGTCATCGAGAGCTATGGAGTTTGTGGAGTAATTCATAGTATAGGAGAAGATAAGCTATAG